TTTGATGTAAACAGGATAAGCAACTACCCATAAATGATCTGAAACACCAAGTTTATCGTGGGGGCGCTACCCGCTCCCACGATAAACTCAGGAGAGCCGGTAGCCAAGCTACAGCCTTTACCTTAATCATAAAGTACAGTATTACAGGGGTAGGATGGGTGCACTCTGCTGGTGCGGCCCTCACCCTAAATCCCTCTCCCAAGGCGGGCGAGGGACTTGCCAATCTGGCTCCCCTTCTCCCCATTTGGGAGAAGGGGGTGGGGGATGCGGGCTGCCGGTCGGATCGAGATCCAAACCTTAACTGTGTACTGAGTAAATGAGGTAAAGGCTGTAAGGTAGCTCAATTTAAGCTAACACTTTTAGATCGATAACATTTTAATACCAAGCAAAATCAAGATAACGCCACCCAGAAATTCAACTTTTTCACCCAAATGGCCTGAAATTCGTTTCGCTAAAAATAGGCCAAGGTAGGTAGATAGAAAGGCCCCAATACCAATGACAAGGGAATATAATGCAACGGGTTTACCGATCAAGCCAAGGGTTACCCCAACGCCTAGAGAATCAATACTGGTCACACTGGATACAAACAGAATTTTCAACAAGCCGTGGACTTTGACTGCATGGGTTTCGCGGGGGCTAGACGATCGCATTTCCTGGTAAGACTGGTAGCACATGTGCCCCCCCACAGCACACAGGAGAAAAAAAGCCACCCAATGATCGTAGTTAACAATAAAATTTTCAGCAATGCGACCTAGAAGAAATCCTAAAAAAATAGCAAATCCTTCAGAAAAGCCAGAACTAAGGGCAAAGAATAAAGCCCGACGATGAGAAAAGCGACGAAATCCTAAAGCCAGAGCCGCAGAAAATGAATCGATACTCAATACCAATGTAAAGATCAATAATTCCAAGAGCATTTGCTATTTTGTCTATCCTGGGGAGGGGGTTGCTAGGATCTTACCAAAAAAGGCAACCACTCCCATAAAAAAAGCACCTCTTGTAAGGTGCTACTTCAATCTTGAATCATTTATGAAAATACTGGCTCTCTTGAGTTTATGGTGGGGGCGCTACGCGCCCCCACCATAAACTCAACGTTTCCGATCATTTATTTGTAGTTGCTGATACTGTTTACCCCAAAATCCCAGAAGAGCCAAAATACTGAGGTTAAAGTCTAGAGTTGCTTAACTTCTGCAACCAGCTTGGAAACCATATCTTTGGCATTACCAAAGAGCATCAAGGTCTTGTCCTTATAGAACAGGCTATTATCCACCCCAGCAAAGCCCGTACTCATCCCCCGCTTGATCACGATCGTATGTTGGGCACGATCGACATCCAGGATAGGCATCCCATAAATCGGGCTACTGGGATCTTCCCGGGCTGCCGGATTGACCACATCATTGGCCCCAATGACCAGAGCCACATCTACCCGTTCAAATTCCGGGTTGATATCGTCCATATCATAAAGCTGGGTATAGGGGACATTGGCTTCGGCCAGTAGCACATTCATGTGACCAGGCATCCGTCCAGCGACGGGGTGAATCGCGTACTTAACATCAACCCCTAGACGCTCCAGTTGATCCGCCAGTTCTCGCACGGAATGCTGGGCCTGGGCTACGGCCATCCCATAACCGGGCACAATCACCACCGATCGCGCATAGCCCAGCATCATCGCCCCTTCTTCCGGATCGATCGTATGGACCACCCGATCGGTTTGACCCCCAGCGCCGGCTGCCGCAGTTCCCTCACTGGTACCAAAGGCACTGAACAGGACATTGGCCAGCGATCGATTCATTGCCTTACACATAATGTTGGTCAGGATCAACCCCGACGCTCCCACCAGTGCCCCAGCAATGATCAGCATATTGTTATACAAAATGAACCCGGCGGCACTGGCTGCCAACCCTGAATAGGAATTGAGCAGCGAAATCACCACCGGCATATCGGCCCCGCCGATCGGGATCACAAACAGAACCCCCAGGATCAGGGAAATCGCCACCAGCCCCCAGAACACGTTCAAGCTGTAGGGATGGATCAGTAGGTAGAGACTGCCCACCACAAACCCAGCCAGCAGAAGCGCATTCACCGGCTGCTGCAACGGGAAGGTAATCGGCGCACCGGTAATGAGTCCCTGGAGTTTGGCAAAGGCCATCAGGCTACCCGTGAAGGTGACTCCCCCAATCAGAACCCCCAGGCAGATGGTCAGGTTGGCATCCAAGGGAACACTAGCGGTCCCCTGTAAACGCCAGAACTCGGCAATGGCGATCAGGGCAGAGGCTGCCCCCCCTAACCCATTGAGAATTCCCACCATCTGTGGCATATCAGTCATCGCCACGGTTTTGGCAATCACTAATCCAATCAGAGAGCCGATGAGAATCCCCACCAGCACCATTTCATAGTTCACCACCTGCCGATCCAGCAACGTGGCAATGATCGCGATCGCCATCCCCACCGCCGCAAGTCCATTGCCCTGCCGCGCCGTTGCCGGGGAACCCAATTGCTTGAGACCAAAAATAAACAGAGAGGCAGCCAGCAAATAACTCAGTTGAATGCCAGTCGGCAAAAATTCATTCAGGGTGCTCAGGACACTCATGCCTTGACCTCTTTCTTCTTAAACATTTGCAACATGCGATCGGTGACCAGGAAGCCCCCCACCACATTGACCGTGGCCAGGATCACCGCTAACAGGCCCAGGGCCACGGGAAGGTTCCAATCCCGCGCCCCCGCCACCAGTAGTGCCCCCACCACCGCAATCCCGGAGATGGCATTCGCCCCGGACATCAGCGGCGTATGGAGGGTCGGCGGCACCTTGTTAATCACCTCAAAGCCCACAAAGGCGGCCAGCACAAACACAACTAAACTCGTAATCAATGCTTCGGGCATGATGCGTCATGACTCCTTTGGGAACGCTCTGGTTA
This DNA window, taken from Trichothermofontia sichuanensis B231, encodes the following:
- a CDS encoding manganese efflux pump MntP, whose translation is MELLIFTLVLSIDSFSAALALGFRRFSHRRALFFALSSGFSEGFAIFLGFLLGRIAENFIVNYDHWVAFFLLCAVGGHMCYQSYQEMRSSSPRETHAVKVHGLLKILFVSSVTSIDSLGVGVTLGLIGKPVALYSLVIGIGAFLSTYLGLFLAKRISGHLGEKVEFLGGVILILLGIKMLSI
- a CDS encoding NAD(P) transhydrogenase subunit alpha, with the translated sequence MPEALITSLVVFVLAAFVGFEVINKVPPTLHTPLMSGANAISGIAVVGALLVAGARDWNLPVALGLLAVILATVNVVGGFLVTDRMLQMFKKKEVKA
- a CDS encoding NAD(P)(+) transhydrogenase (Re/Si-specific) subunit beta, giving the protein MSVLSTLNEFLPTGIQLSYLLAASLFIFGLKQLGSPATARQGNGLAAVGMAIAIIATLLDRQVVNYEMVLVGILIGSLIGLVIAKTVAMTDMPQMVGILNGLGGAASALIAIAEFWRLQGTASVPLDANLTICLGVLIGGVTFTGSLMAFAKLQGLITGAPITFPLQQPVNALLLAGFVVGSLYLLIHPYSLNVFWGLVAISLILGVLFVIPIGGADMPVVISLLNSYSGLAASAAGFILYNNMLIIAGALVGASGLILTNIMCKAMNRSLANVLFSAFGTSEGTAAAGAGGQTDRVVHTIDPEEGAMMLGYARSVVIVPGYGMAVAQAQHSVRELADQLERLGVDVKYAIHPVAGRMPGHMNVLLAEANVPYTQLYDMDDINPEFERVDVALVIGANDVVNPAAREDPSSPIYGMPILDVDRAQHTIVIKRGMSTGFAGVDNSLFYKDKTLMLFGNAKDMVSKLVAEVKQL